CTTTTCTACTTTTTGATTCACCAATTCAACCTGCTTGCATAATCAAATCTTCTTCAACGATCGGCATAACAACGACGATTGCTTTGTTTATATTCGAATGGCGGCATGTAAACGGGTCGGATATTTCGGACCTCAAGTCGGAGCTCTAGCCGGGCGCAACCGATTGCACCGCCGACTCATTTCGAACCGTGCTTTCGACGGCAAGCGCTTTTTCCTCGTCGACACTCTAGCTTTAGTAATTTCTTATCTTGCTTCTATGATTACGaaattgaatttcaaaaatattttattttttcagttttgaatTTGGCCTTAGAATGAATTAGTGTTTGTTAGGTGAGAAAATTGGAAGCGAAAGGGGTGCCTACGAAGCAAGCAGAGGCTATAACTGCTGCTATTACTGAAGTTTTGAACGATAGTTTGGAAAATGTAGCTCAGACTTTTGTTTCTAAAGCTGATTTGCAGAGAGTAAGtaatttgtattattatttttaattttatgcatGAAAGAATACTACTTATATGTGTACATGTGATGTTGAATGAATTATTTTGGTctttgtaataatttattttgcttAAAGTTTATACTAATGTGACATTAGTTTTATGTGTAGCTTGAGATGATTCAAGAATCCAAGTTGTCCAAATTTAAGTCCGAAGTTCAAAGCTCTCAGGTATAATTCTTCACTGTGAGATTTGTGAATTCACATTCTGATGCACTGGGTATGGCTAATTTACTTTTTCATTGGTTCGTCTTGACGAATTTTATGCCCGTTTTTATGAAGAGATACTGTTGGTGGAAAGGTTGGGTTTTGGAGTGGTGTTATATATGCTGAATGAGTTGGTCATCCATCATGCATATGGCCTTTGGGAATCATCAAGGCCTTTGTTGAAGTAAAATTTTCTATTTCAGAAAGGGAGTGATCTTATGATAATACTTCAATGACCAGGATGATATAATAAAAAGATCTTCCTTTTTCTAGATATCACCAATGACCAACCCTTGGCCATTCTTTTTTGGGTTGTTTCCTTTTCAAAATCCAAATATTCTATCAATATGTGTGAAGGCCATAAGGTTTACATTAAATTCACCCTTTAGGTATTCACAATTTTTGCATATCTGAGTTTGATACTTTTGCTTAACAGATAAGAGCATTCCTCCAATGCATCAGGCATGTATCATCCGTGACTATTTTATCCAAATTGTGTGCGAAACTATCCTGTAGGTTCTTAAGTACACTCATGTCCCACCATTCCCTTAAGGACGTTAGTTAGAATATGATCATAAAAAGTAGAGCTATCTGTATATTGATTCTTGAGATGTCAGTCTGTACTATAATGAGCCAATCTCAGGTGTTTAAGTGGTATGCTGATAGTATTATTTAAAAGCTATATAAAGAACATACTTAATTGAGTGATTTTTAATAGGTACTCCACCTGTTCTATTGTTGTTCTGGTATAATGTCCGGATTGATATTGCAGAGATCATCAACGTCTCAATCTGAGTATAGCCACATGAATCTAATCTCTTAAAATGAATTACCACACAAAATAGCTAGTGAACCTGTAGATACTCAGTTTTGGATTATTAATTGCGTTGGTGTCTCATTGGACTTggaatgatttttttcttttcctcaaTGATCTAGTTTACATTGGCATTTGACTTGTGTTTAATATAATTAGTATTTGTACCTCTATGTCGATATTTACGCTAGTCAACTGAAATGATGTGAACTTAAAGTACTTGCCATAAAGTTCCTTTTCTCCAAACCTTGAAAGTTGATTTGGAAGATGGAGCAGTTATCTTTTTAATATTGTAAGAGGTGATGAAGATGGCAATGCATGTGGCAATGAAAGGATTTGGTGCAAGGTGTGAGTCTGTTGAGTATATGTAAGTCGTTAACACGGTTGGTATGTCCAAGAGGTGTGGTTTTATGGTAGGTGCAGGGGTTGATAAGATGGTAGAGATTGACGATAAGCGAGCCTTTGATGTGGCACAAGTGAAATTTCAGAGATGAAATGCTGCTTTGAGAATACATGAAGAAAGTACGAGTTAAAGACCAAGTGACATGTGGAGATACAAAATTCTAACTAGGATCGGGAATATACCCGTGATATCCCTCCTGAGCTAAAAAATAACCTAGAACTAACTTACCCAAAGGGAAAAGAGAAGTACACTGCTAGCATTATGTGGTGTTTTTGGACAGAAAGGAACATATATGGTGTATCAACTCCAAACCACTCTATTAAAGTTAGATGCTTTTTGTACTTATTTAGTTGGCACAATTTGCTCCCTGTAGATTCCCCTGAGCTTTTTATTGAATCCCTGGTCCTAGCATAGTCCCTTATGTAATGGAGCTAACTCGTTGTATTTTGAAACCTCTTTTGTAGTTCTTTAAAACTTTATGATGCCTTCAATGAAGATTcttacttcatcaaaaaaaattctatctcaAACATACGAGGTGTTAGTGAATATAAAGTGCTGTGGAAACAAGATGGAATAAGGAGTATGATCTGTAGGATAGTGGAGTGCATATGATTTTCCAGTGTTTATTTATCATTCAGCTATCCTATTTTGTCCGGAAGTGAAAATTAACTCAAGACTCTATGTGTCACACTGGGATTAAGTAGATCCAGTCCAATTATCACAATGGTGTATGGAGAGTGTCATGAATATCTGCAGCTTGGCATACACCAGAAGTTCTCTAGAGGTTGAGGTAGTAAGTTTTCATCACTCATGATATGTCCTGAACTAGTGTTCAGAGAGTTACTTAGTAGTTTACTGTGCTAGTCAAACGACTAGTTGAAAGGCAATTAAAAGGGCAATTATGAATGTGAAGGTAGACTTAAAAgtcaaaaaggaagagaaaattaGCTTGTTCAACTTGGATTTCCGTTTGAGAACCATTTACTACTTGAATGGTTAAAGATTGATGCAAAAGAATAGTAGAGAAAATGATTGATTGCCAATAAGGTGATTAAAAGGTCCAAGGAAGGATGACTATCAAACACATGCAATAGGATCCAAGGAAGGATGACTATCAAACACATGCAATAGGATCCCCTGAGGCTATTTGAGGAGACAACTGGCGAAACGTTTGCAATGGAGAAACTCTAATGTTTTACATGTGTTGTCAATGGATTCTGCCTCCGAAACATTCTGGTAGCCACACcatgggaggagtattgttTCTCTCTCTCGAGTGCGACCAGTCTTGTGATCAGTAATTAATTTGAGAGTGTGAGCAAGGTGGTTTGTAGGTTCGGTGGAACATATTCTATTTCggtcaaaaaaagaaaaaagagatatGAGGTCATGTAAGTCGATAAATCGGACTTTATGTCCATATGTACCAAGGTGTCTACTAGTATGAGGGTAGTGCAAATTAGTAAACCTCTTAATTCTATATGTCTATTACGTtggactaatttttttttcatgatgACTCATGGGTGTCTAAACTTGTAAAATGATTCGTGCTTCATTCATTCGGTGATCCAGGAAAACCACTTTTCTCTACTGCAACATGAAATTGAAAAACTCAAAAGTGATATAGAAAAGATGCGCAGTGAATTGAGGTTGGCCTTCACAAACTATATTCTCTTAGTACCACACTACCACTTTCATATTACAGTGTGCTTGTTTTgaaatttgtaattttttctcTGGTCTCTGTTTTGGGTTATTGCAGGTATGAAATTGACAAAGTCTCTGCTGGCCATAGGTTGGATCTCAATCTTGAAAGGGGGTAAGGAGTTACCGTCACTATTTCATTTTGTGCATTCTTCAGTATCTTTGTAGATTAAGCCGTCAGTTATTGCATAATCATTAGTAGTATGATTGCAGATTTACTGCTAGTTAGCTGTTTACAACTAGTGTCAACAGTTGTACTCTCTGTGCAGGAGAATCCGAGATGAACTAGCAAATCAGAATCAAGAAACTGCTAATCTCACTAATACACTTGATCGAGTGAGTCTAATAACTATAGATTGACATTTGATACCTGGTTAATTATCCTAATCCTTTCTGTCTTTGTATGTAATTATGTTATATCCCAGGAAATTCATACACTAAGAGCTCAGTTGGAAGCTGCAAAATATGATGTTATAAAATATTGCATAGGTACCCTTGTCTCTATATCTGCTGTTGGTTTGGCTGTAGTCCGCCTTTTGAAGTAAGTGACTGGACTACAATGCTAATGATGATAAAGATATAGTTGTTCAACATCTTTGATGCTCAATGGATAAAGCAGAGTTGTATGAAACCTGAATCTCAATTGCATTAGCAGACATCATAACTATAGCATACTAGTTAAATGTGCAATCCATTTGGAACAGTGGATTATTAATGTTTGTTTAGATATAAATCATTTGCCCAACTATAGCAGACCTTTGCTAAACGTGCAACTCAATCTTTTTTAATCTTTTGAGTTGTAATGTTGAACGGGTGTGTGCCTTGTATCTATGTTTGTTGCATAGCGCTTTAGATGCTTCAAGCTAATTGTAAGATTTCGGAAACTTTGGTTCGGAGTTCAGtgtaatcaaaa
The sequence above is a segment of the Solanum dulcamara chromosome 11, daSolDulc1.2, whole genome shotgun sequence genome. Coding sequences within it:
- the LOC129874995 gene encoding protein FMP32, mitochondrial-like, with the protein product MAACKRVGYFGPQVGALAGRNRLHRRLISNRAFDGKRFFLVDTLALVRKLEAKGVPTKQAEAITAAITEVLNDSLENVAQTFVSKADLQRLEMIQESKLSKFKSEVQSSQENHFSLLQHEIEKLKSDIEKMRSELRYEIDKVSAGHRLDLNLERGRIRDELANQNQETANLTNTLDREIHTLRAQLEAAKYDVIKYCIGTLVSISAVGLAVVRLLK